Genomic segment of Candidatus Polarisedimenticolaceae bacterium:
GGGTTCACGACCCGCATCGAGAGGGGGACGGGTGCCGGGTCGATCTCGCACGGCTCGACGCTCCTCGCACGGCGGCGACGCGCACGCGCCGTGGTTTGACCCCTCAAGCCCGCGAAGCTCGTTAGTCCGTCAGGAGGTCCCAACATGAACATGCAGGACAGTCTCCGACTCGCCGCGATCCTCGCCTTGTCCTTCGTGGCCGCTGCCTGCGACGGCGCGGATGACACGGTCGGCGGATCCACCGCCCAGGTCCCCCAGCAGGCGGTGACCGAGGCTGCCCGACAGGTTCCGATGGCGCTCCTGGCCGCGGATCTCACGACGCGCTCGGTCGCGTTGACGTCGTCGGGGCAGTGCTCGGACGCGGTCGATCTGGGCGGGGGCCTCACCGCCAACTGCGTGCCATTCCAGAACGGTGTCAGCTTCTGGGTGACGGGCTCGCCGACTTCGGCCCCGTCCTGCCAAGTCGAGATCGGCATCAACGCGTTCCCGGGTCAGGGAGACGCCTACGAATTCACCGCGCAAGCCCTGGAGTCGTACATCGGGTGCAACCAGACCAACCACTACCTCGCCGCCAACGGAAGTGTCACCGCGGACGCCTCGGGCTCGGTGCAGTCGGCGTCCGCAACGATGGAACTGCTGGACCGGACCTGGCACTCGACCGCGCAGTCCCTCATGCTCGAGCAGCCTTCGGCCGGCTTCTCGTTGACCTTGGATTTCGGGACCGGAACCGGTCCGGTGAAGCAGAACGGAAGCACCGTGGCCACACTCACCGTGTCCGGCGGCTGCACCACGGTGAATTTCCTCGACGCGACGCTCACCGATTCGACGGTCTGCGCCTGGTAGGACCCCCGTTTCGGGCTTTTTGGCCCCGGTTCCCCGAACCGCCGCCTGACGGGGGCGTGGCGGACCTTGCCTTGGCGGGATAGCGTCTTAGTTCCTTCCACGCATGAAGGAACTCCGGGCTTCCCGGAGACGACGAGAGGAGTCTCGCCATGTTTTTCGACCCGATCTACTGGCTCGTGGTCGGAGCCGGTTTGGTCCTGAGCCTGTGGGCCTCGTTCAAGGTCAAGGGGACGTTCGCGAAGTACAGCCAGTTCGCCACCCGCTCCGGCATGAGCGGGGCCGACGTCGCCCGCCGGATTCTCGCGCAGAACGGGATCCACGACGTGGAGGTCGAGGCGATCCAGGGATCGCTGACCGACCACTACGACCCGCGAACCAAGACCCTTCGTCTGAGCGAGCCGGTGTTCGCCGGCCGCAGCATGGCCGCCTTCGGCGTCGCCGCGCACGAGGTCGGCCACGCGATCCAGCACGCCCGCGCCTACGCGCCCCTCAAGTGGCGCTCCGCGTGGGTCCCCGTCGCGAACATCGGCGGCGGGTTGTCGATGTTCGTGATCATGGCGGCCCTGTTCCTCGGCGGCGCGGCCTCCGCCACGGGACAGACGGTGGGCATGATCGGCGTCGTCCTCTTCGCCACGACGACGTTGTTCACGCTCATCACGCTTCCCGTCGAGTTCGACGCGAGCAAGCGCGCGCTCGCGACGCTGCAATCGGGCGGGTACGTCTCGACCGAGGAGTGGGCCGGCGCCAAGAAGGTGCTCGACGCGGCCGCGCTGACCTACGTCGCCGCCGCGATCACGTCGATCATGACGCTGCTCTACTGGGCGTACGCCCTGGGCCTTTTCGGCGGGCGACGCGACGACTGACGACGCGACGGGGTCAGGCCTGACCGATCAACCGGTCGACCTGACCCCGCATCTTCCCCACCCAACATCAAAAAGAAACCAGCGGATTCGCCGTAGCCAGGTACCGTCCTCCACAGCCGTTCCACCCGCTGGGAGGATGACGCTCATGATCGGGATTCCGCCTCGCCGGCTTTTCTGCGCCGTCGTGCTCATGACCTCGATCGCCTGCAACGCCACCAACCACGTCCTCGGGCCGAGCTCGGATGGGGGAGAGGCCGTGCGCGTCGCCGCCGCAGTGCTCGGCCTCGAGGAGGCCCCGTTGGCGCTCGCGGCGGGCGGCACCGTGATGCGAGTGTGGCCGCTTTCGTCCGCCTGCCCGTCGACGTACGACCTCGGCGGCGGCGTGACCGGCTCCTGCGTGCGGCTCGATCAGTCCGGTTACTACTACGGGAGCTACTACCAGTTCACGACCATCACCCTCAGCACCATGGCGTACCTCCCGGGTGGGGGGCCGGGGCTGGAGATGCCGTTCGACCTCCGCGTCGAGCCCGGGAACGACAACAGCTCTTTCCTTTCCGTGTGGGATGCCTACGCGAACGTGAACCAAGGCAACGGTGCGTGGAAGCTGAGCGGCCGCATCTACACGGATGCCGCCGGCAACACCGAAGACCTGCAGTTGAGCCTGCGAACCTCCCACTGCAACTGGTCCTTGCGGAGCGACTCGATCGAATTCCAGGTGCCGGGCATCCCCGCCGTGTCGGCCCGCGTCGAGCTCGACTCGGGCGCGGGAATCCTGAAGGTCGGAGGGGAAACCGCGGCGATCGCCACGGTATCCGGTGGATGCGTCACCTTCGACTTCGTCGATCCCGCGACGACCGATCATGCCACCTGCATGTGGTGACGTACGGCGCGTACCGGGACGGTGGTCACGGCCTCGGTCGGACGAGCGGGACCTCCCCTATTTCCTGACCGGAGCGTAGAACGACACGCCGCGCACGTTCTCGTCCACCTTCATCGACGCCTGCAGCGGCGGGAAGACGCGCTGCTCGCAGTCGCTGCGCTCGCACAGGCGGCAGGTGACGCCCACCGGCTTCGCCGCCGCCGGATTCTCGAGATCCACCCCGTCGGAGTAGACGAGTTCCCGTGCGAACTCGACCGGGCAGCCCATCTCGATCGCCTGCATCGCGTGGAGCGAGTGGTAGCCCCCGCCGTCCTTGCGGATCGTGCGCGCGAAGCAGAAGAAGGTCGTCCCGTCGGGCATCTGCGAGGTCTGGACGCGGAACATCCCCGGCGTGAGGAACGCCGCGTGCAGCGTCCAGCGAGGGCACGCCCCCGAGAACCGCGCGATACGGATCCCGGAACCCGAGAACCGCTTCGAGATGTTCCCGGCGACGTCGGCGCGCACGAGGTGGAACGGCACCCCCTCGGCGCCCGGCCGGCGCAGCGTCGTGAGGCGGTGGCAGACCTGCTCGAAACGCGTGCGGAAGCGGTGGCCGAGCAACTCGATGTCGTAGCGCTCCTCGCGCGCGGCCTTCACGAAGGGCTCGTAGGGCATCAGCACCGCCGCGGCGAAGTAGTTGGCGAGGGCGACGCGGGCGAGCGCCTTGGACTCCACGTTCGCGATTCCCGAATCGACCGAGATCCGCTCGAAGGTCGCCGATTGCGAGAGCAGGCCGATCTGATGGGCGAGCTGGAAGTTGCGCGAGCCTCGGCGAAGCACCTCGGAGAGCCGGAGCTCGCGGCGTTCCGGGTCCCACCGGCGCACCGCCCCGCCCATCGCCTGCACCATCTCGATCTTCACCGCCGCGCCGTGGGCGTCGCGCAGGTGTTTGGCGAGGGCGGTGAAGAGGTCGTCCCCCGGAAGTCGCGCGTCGCGCCAGAGCCGCTCGCCCGCCTCCTCGAGGTCCGGGAAGTAGTTCATGTGCCGCTGGACGAGGTCGCTCACCTCCTCGCCCGGGAGGCGGAAGTCACCGACTCCGGCGAGCTCCCCCCCTTCCGCCACCCGCTCGGCGAGGCTTCGCGCCGACTCCCTCGTGGCCCGGTAACTCTCGTAGAGCCCGAGGAGCGCCCGCGCCGCGCCGGGAGCCTGGGTGGCCAGCACCCGCACGTCGGCCGAGGTCAGCGCGTACGACTCGAAGATCGGGTCGCCGAACGCCTCCAGGAGGTCGGCGACCGTGTGCTCTTCGTCCTCTCCCGCGAGCTCCTTCAACTCGAGGCGGAAGTGCTGCGCGAGCCGCAGGAGCAGCTCCGCGCTCATCGTCCTGCGTCCGTGCTCGATCAGGTTCAGGTAACTCGCCGAGATCCCGAGTTTTTCGGCGAGGCGGACCTGGGTGAGCTGGTGGCGGCGCCGGAGGGTCCGGATCCGGGCGCCCAGGCGGAGGGCCGCGTCACTCTTCACACGCGGATATTTACAGCCTTGACAGATTCACAGCCACAAGTTTTCCAACTCCGACTTCCTTGACCCACGAACTTCGACCCTTTCGTTGCGCTGGAACCGATTTGTCAGGACCCTACCGATGTCCCGCGGCATCCGATCCCCCGGAGGACGCCCGTCCATGAGTTCCCCCCGATCCTCGCCCTCCCCCGACGTGCACCTTCGGGCCCCTATCCCCGTCGGAGGGGAGCGGATCCTGACCGCCGAGGCTCTCGGCTTCGTCGCGGAGCTCACCCGCACCTTCCGGCCCCGGGTCGAGGCGCTCCTCGAGCGCCGCCGCGAGGTGCAGGCTCGAAGGGACGCCGGGGAGATGCCGGCGTTCCTCGAGGAGACGCGCGAGATCCGAGAGTCGGAATGGACGGTCGCACCGATCCCGAAGGGCCTGGAGGATCGCCGCGTCGAGATCACCGGTCCCGTCGACCGGAAGATGGTGATCAACGCCCTGAACTCGGGTGCGTCCGTTTTCATGGCCGACTTCGAGGACGCCAACTCCCCCACCTGGGAGAACGTGGTCCTCGGCCAGGGGAACCTCTTCGACGCCGTCCGCGGCACGATCACCTACGACGACCCCGACACGGGGAAGTCCTACCGCCTGGCCTCGCGCACCGCGGTCCTGCTCGCCCGCCCGCGCGGCTGGCACCTGCTTGAGAAACACGCCGAGGTCGATGGCCGCCCGATCCCCGCATCCCTCTTCGACTTCGGCCTCTACTTCTTCCACAACGCCAAGGCACTGCTGGAAAAGGGGTCAGGCCCCTTTTTCTATCTCCCGAAAATGCAGAGCCATCTCGAGGCGCGGCTGTGGAACGACGTCTTCGTCCACGCGCAGCGCGCGCTCGGCATCCCCAACGGAACGATCCGAGGGACGGTGCTGATCGAGACCCTCCCCGCCGCGTTCGAGATGGACGAGATCCTCTGGGAGCTGCGCGACCACTCCGGCGGGCTCAACTGCGGGCGCTGGGACTACATCTTCAGCTTCATCAAGACGCTGCTCGCCCACCCCTGGGCGGTCCTCCCCGACCGCGCGCAGGTCACGATGGAGCAGCCGTTCCTCCGCGCGTACACGCAGCTCCTCGTCAAGACCTGCCACCGCCGCGGGATCCACGCGATGGGGGGCATGGCCGCGCAGATCCCGATCAAGCGCGACGCCGAGGCCAACCGCGTCGCCCTCGAGAAGGTCCGCCACGACAAGCAGCGCGAGGTGCGGGACGGCCACGACGGAACGTGGGTGGCGCACCCCGGACTCGTCCCGGTCGCGAAAGAGATCTTCGACGAGCACATGCCGACTCCCAACCAGCTGCACAAACGGCGCGAGGACGTGCACGTCGGCGCTTCCGACCTCCTCGCCGTCCCGCAGGGGACGCGCACGGAGAAGGGACTCCGCTGGAACGTGCGCGTCGGCGTGCAGTACCTCGAGGCGTGGCTTCGCGGCTCGGGGTGCGTGCCGCTGTACGACCTCATGGAGGACGCCGCGACCGCGGAGATCTCGCGGACGCAGATCGCCCAGTGGATCCGCCACGCCGCCCTGCTCGAGGACGGCCGCCCCGTCACCCGCGAGCTCCTCGCGACGATCGTCGCCGAGGAGATCACCGCGGTGAAACGCGAGGCGGGCGACCTCGCCGGCCGCAGGTTCGACGACGCCGCCGCGCTGTTCGAGCAGGTCGCTGCGGCCGACCCCTTCGTTCCTTTCCTGACCCTTCCTGCCTACGACGTCCTGACCCGGGAGGCCTGACGATGGACCGCTTCAAGGGAATCGAACGCCCCTACACCTCGAAGGACGTCCAGCGCCTGCGCGGGAGCGTGCGGATCGCCCACACCCTCGCCGACCTCGGCGCCCGCCGGCTGTGGGACCTCCTGACGACGCGTTCGTACGTGCACTCCCTCGGCGCGATCACGGGGAACCAGGCGGTGCAGATGGTGCGCGCCGGCCTCGAGGCGATCTACGTCAGCGGATGGCAGATCGCCGCCGACGGGAACACCTCCGCGCAGACCTACCCCGACCAGAGCCTCTACCCGGTGGACAGCGTCCCGCGCTTCGTGAAGCGCCTCAACCAGGCCCTCCAGCGCGCCGACCAGATCGAGCACGCGGAGGGCGGCGCCAAGCGCCGCTGGTTCGTCCCCCTCGTCGCCGACGCCGAGGCCGGATTCGGCGGTCCCCTCAACGCCTTCGAGCTCATGAAGGCGATGATCGAGGCGGGGGCCGCCGGAGTGCACTTCGAGGACCAGCTCGCCTCCGAGAAGAAGTGCGGGCACATGGGCGGGAAGGTCCTGATCCCCGTGTCCCAGTTCATCCGGACGCTCACCGCCGCACGCCTCGCCGCCGACGTCTGCGACGTGCCGACGGTCCTCATCGCCCGCACCGACGCCGACAGCGCGAAGCTGCTGACCTCGGACATCGACCCGATCGACAAGCCGTTCTGCACCGGCCAGCGCACGCCCGAGGGGTTCTTCCGGATCACGGGCGGCCTCGACATGGCGATCGCCCGCGGCCTCGCCTACGCGCCTTACGCCGACCTGATCTGGTGCGAGACCTCGCACCCCGACCTCGACGAGGCGCGCCGCTTCGCCGAGGGGATCCACGCGAAGTTCCCCGGGAAGATGCTCGCCTACAACTGCTCGCCGTCGTTCAACTGGAGAAAACACCTCGACGAGGCGACGATCGCGAAGTTCCAGCGCGAGCTCGGCGCGATGGGGTACAAGTTCCAGTTCGTCACCCTCGCCGGCTTCCACGCCCTCAACTACGGGATGTTCGAGCTCGCGCTCGGATACCGCGACCATGGGATGGCCGCGTATTCGAAGCTCCAGCAGGAGGAGTTCGCCGCGGAGAAGGACGGCTACACCGCGACCCGCCACCAGCACGAGGTCGGCACCGGATACTTCGACGAGGTCGCCCAGGTGATCTCGGGGGGCACGGCGTCCACGGTCGCGCTGAAGGACTCGACGGAGAAGGAGCAGTTCTAGGGAGTTCCGCCCCGCCGGTACACCACCCGGAACCTCCTCACCGGAGGCTCCTCGGCGTCCATGAACCGCTCGAACGAGCGAACGACGAGGCCCTGCTCGAGGAACCCGGCGAGATCGGCGTCGGAGAGCGGGAAGGGCGGGTGCGGCGACGGGGGCTCGTCCTCGCGGCCACGGCACAACAAGAGGAGCCTCCCGGTCGGGGCGACGAACCCGGCGATCGAACGTATCGCGACGGCGCGGGCCTCCACGGGGAGCGCCTGCAGCGTGTACGACTCGAAGACGAAGGCGAACCGCCCCGCCCAGGACGCCGGCGGCGCCAGGGCGTCCGCGACCTCGTAGCGGACCGCCGTCTTCGGGAACCGCCGCTTCGCGGTCGCGATCGCCGTCGGGGCGACGTCGAACGCCGTCACGTCGAACCCCGCGGAGGCCAGCGCCTCCGCGTCGTCCCCCAGCCCGCAGCCGACGACGAGGCAGGACCGATCGGCCCCGGGCGCCTCGGACGCAAGCCACTCGATGAGGTGCGGATTGGGCGCGAGCTTCGCCCACGGGATCCTCGACCAGTCCCCGTCGACGGAACGGTAGAGCTCGTCGAACCAGCCCGTCGCGTCCCCGTTCGCGTGGGACTCGAGGGCGCGGCGGCGCATGTCCTCGCGGTCGTCCATGCCCGCCATTATGCCGTCAGCCCGCGAGCCTCCCGAACCAGCTCGCCAGCTGCGCGAGGTCGTTGCCGTCCACGATGCCGTTGCGCGTGAGGTCGCAGTCGGCGTCGTAGTTCGGCTGGCCGGTGGCAGAGCCGAAGGCGCGGCCGAAGCGCGCGAGGTCGACTCCGTCCACCCTTCCCGAGAGGTCGATGTCCGAGGCGAGCAGCGCCCACTCGCAGGTGTCGCCGATGCCGTCTCCGTCGAAGTCGAGCTGGGTCGCGTTCGAGGCGCTCGGGCAGTTGTCCGATCCGCCGCAGACGCCGTCGTTGTCCGGGTCGGGGCCGCTCCCCACGAGGCAGACCTCGCAGACGTCGCCGATCCCGTCCCCGTCCCCGTCCGCCTGGTTCGCGTTCGCGGTCGTCGGGCAGTTGTCGCAGACGTCGCCGACCGCGTCGCCGTCGACGTCCTGCTGGCCGCCGTTCGACAGGGCCGGGCAGTTGTCGACCGGCGCCGCGAGGTCGTCGCCGTCCTTCGTGCAGGCGATCGTCGTGACGAGGTCGGCCTGGGTCGAGGGGGGCGGCGCGTGGAACGCGGCGCAGTCGGTCGCGTCGAGGACGCTGTTCGTCCCGTCCGTGGACTGGTACATGATGAAGCTCGCGTCCCCCTTGTGGCCGAGTCCGGCGTTGTGACCGTACTCGTGGAGCCACACCACGGACTCGGTCCCCGAGCTCCCCGAGCGCACGATCGCCATCCCGTTCCCGGGCGTGTACGCGCAGCCGATGATGTTCGTCCCCGCGCCGCCGCAGTAGTTGATCGCGCGGACGATCTTCACGCGCGCCGTGCCGGCGTTGAGGACCTGCGTGAGCTCGTCCTGCGTGTCGATCGCGTCGAGCCCGTCCCCCGCCGTGCCGAAGGACTGCGCCGCGCCGCTGCGCACGACCCGGATGCAGCAGGCGACGTCGGTCGCGTTGTCGCCGCGCCCCGCCCTCAGCGACGCGTCGGCCAGGCGCAGGTCGAGGGTCGAGGCCGTCATCGGCGAGTTGAGGTCGGGGTGGTTCGCGAAGGTCAGCCGGTTGTCGTGGGAGGCGTTGGAGGGGTCGGCAACCGAAGCGGCCTCGACGGGAGGCTCCGACGGGACGCCCGGCGCCAGGTCGGCCGGCGCCACGAGTGCCTCCTGCGCCCCCCGGGCGAATCGCCCGAGGCGGGGGTCGGCGGCGAGGGCCTCGAGTCGGGAGCGCGCCTCGGCGGAACCGGTGAAGGCCAGGGCGCGGATCGCCCGCTCGACGAGGTCGTCGCGCGTCGACGGGCCGTAGGCGCCGCGCGCGACGGCGCCGTCGAGGGGGCCGCCGCCCGGGGTTGCGGTCGCGAGCAGGAACGAAAGCGCGGCGCCGTCCCCTCGCGCGGCGATGCGGCCCAGCGCCTCGGGGGCGGTCAGAAGCGCCCGGTCCTCCTCGGGAATCGCGGGGGATGCGACGGGGTTTTCGAGGAACGCCACGAGCTCGGGGGTCGACTCCGGGCCTCCGAGATACGCGAGCATCGCGACCACGTTGTCGCGTCGGGTGAACGACGGATCCCGAAGCAGCCGAAGCAGCTCGGGGACGCCGTCCCGGCCCACCTCCCGGAGGGCGATCTCCCCGGTCATCCCGTGAATCCACGTCCGCTCGGCGGTTTCCCGGACTCCGGCCGAGGCCTTCGGCGCGGCGAGCGCGAGGAGAAGGAGCGCGACGACGGAACGGTGCGGCATGGAGGGTCTCCGGAGCGGCCGGCTCCAAGCATCGTCCCCGGTTCGGGTGGGTGCAAGCGGCGTCCGGCGGGGCTTGGAGCCGCTTGTCATAATGCGCGGGTCCGCCTGACCCACCAAAAAGAAAGGGAAAAACGATGGGCTCTGCAGCTTCCAAGGAAGCGATCAAGGCCATCCGGGACTGGCATACCAGCCAGGGGCCGGCCAAGGCGACCTCCATCTTCAATCCCGCGGAGTACGGGAGCCTGACCTTCAACGACGAGGTCCAGCGCGCCCGGCTCCCGAAGCCCGTCTATCAGGCCCTTCGACAGACCATCGCGCACGGCGCACCCCTCGACCCCTCCGCCGCCGATGCCGTCGCCTCCGGCATGAAGGAGTGGGCGGTCGAGCACGGCGCGACCCACTACACGCACTGGTTTCAGCCCCTCACCGGCACGACCGCGGAGAAACACGACTCGTTCTTCCAGCCCACCGCCGACGGCCGCGCGGTCGCGGACTTCAGCGGCAAGGAGCTGATCAAGGGCGAGCCGGACGCGTCGAGCTTCCCGTCGGGGGGCATGCGCTCCACCTTCGAGGCGCGCGGGTACACCGCGTGGGACCCGACCTCTCCGCCGTGGCTGCTCAAGAGCCCGAACGGGACGACGCTCGTCATTCCGACCGCCTTCGTGTCGTGGACCGGCGAGGCGCTCGACAAGAAGACCCCGCTGCTCCGCTCGATGGAGGCCCTCTCCGCGCAGGCGGTCCGGGTGCTCAAGCTCTTCGGCTCGAAGGCCTCGCGCGTGGTCGCGACCTGCGGCCCCGAGCAGGAGTACTTCCTGATCGACCGCATCTTCTATTTCAACCGCCCCGACCTGATCCACTGCGGGCGGACGTTGTTCGGGGCGAAGCCGCCGAAGGGCCAGGAGCTCGAGGACCAGTACTTCGGCCACATCCCCGAGCGCGTGCTCGCCTGCATGATGGACGTCGAGGCGGAGCTTTACCGCTGCGGCGTGCCGGTGAAGACGCGGCACAACGAGGTCGCGCCGAGCCAGTACGAGGTCGCCCCGATCTTCGAGAACGCCAACGTCGCGACCGATCACCAGATGATGACGATGGAGGCGCTCAAACGCATCGCGCCCAAGTACGGGCTCGCCGCTCTCCTCCACGAGAAACCGTTCGCCGGCGTCAACGGCTCCGGTAAACACGTCAACTGGTCGATCTCCGACGACCTCGGGAACAACCTCCTGAGCCCCGGGGACTCGCCGCACGACAACGTGCAGTTCCTGGTCTTCTGCGCGGCGGTCGTCCGCGCGATCGACAAGTTCCAGGGGCTCCTTCGCATGTCCATCGCCTCGGCGGGGAACGATCATCGCCTCGGCGCCAACGAGGCGCCCCCGGCGATCATCTCGGTCTTCCTGGGCGACATGCTCACGGAGGTCCTCGAGCAGATCGAGCAGGGAGGCGCCAAGACCACGAAGCAGGGAGGCCTCCTGCACACCGGCGTCTCGACGCTCCCGCAGCTCCCGCGTGACGCGGGGGACCGCAACCGCACCTCGCCGTTCGCCTTCACCGGGAACAAGTTCGAGTTCCGCGCGGTGTCGTCGAACCAGTCGATCGCGTTCCCGAACATCGCGCTGAACGTCGCGGTCGCCGAGTCGCTCGACTCCATCGCGGGAGAGCTCGAGACGGCCGTCTCCAACGGCGAGAAGCTCGAGGAA
This window contains:
- a CDS encoding zinc metallopeptidase, which codes for MFFDPIYWLVVGAGLVLSLWASFKVKGTFAKYSQFATRSGMSGADVARRILAQNGIHDVEVEAIQGSLTDHYDPRTKTLRLSEPVFAGRSMAAFGVAAHEVGHAIQHARAYAPLKWRSAWVPVANIGGGLSMFVIMAALFLGGAASATGQTVGMIGVVLFATTTLFTLITLPVEFDASKRALATLQSGGYVSTEEWAGAKKVLDAAALTYVAAAITSIMTLLYWAYALGLFGGRRDD
- a CDS encoding short-chain fatty acyl-CoA regulator family protein → MKSDAALRLGARIRTLRRRHQLTQVRLAEKLGISASYLNLIEHGRRTMSAELLLRLAQHFRLELKELAGEDEEHTVADLLEAFGDPIFESYALTSADVRVLATQAPGAARALLGLYESYRATRESARSLAERVAEGGELAGVGDFRLPGEEVSDLVQRHMNYFPDLEEAGERLWRDARLPGDDLFTALAKHLRDAHGAAVKIEMVQAMGGAVRRWDPERRELRLSEVLRRGSRNFQLAHQIGLLSQSATFERISVDSGIANVESKALARVALANYFAAAVLMPYEPFVKAAREERYDIELLGHRFRTRFEQVCHRLTTLRRPGAEGVPFHLVRADVAGNISKRFSGSGIRIARFSGACPRWTLHAAFLTPGMFRVQTSQMPDGTTFFCFARTIRKDGGGYHSLHAMQAIEMGCPVEFARELVYSDGVDLENPAAAKPVGVTCRLCERSDCEQRVFPPLQASMKVDENVRGVSFYAPVRK
- the aceB gene encoding malate synthase A; protein product: MSSPRSSPSPDVHLRAPIPVGGERILTAEALGFVAELTRTFRPRVEALLERRREVQARRDAGEMPAFLEETREIRESEWTVAPIPKGLEDRRVEITGPVDRKMVINALNSGASVFMADFEDANSPTWENVVLGQGNLFDAVRGTITYDDPDTGKSYRLASRTAVLLARPRGWHLLEKHAEVDGRPIPASLFDFGLYFFHNAKALLEKGSGPFFYLPKMQSHLEARLWNDVFVHAQRALGIPNGTIRGTVLIETLPAAFEMDEILWELRDHSGGLNCGRWDYIFSFIKTLLAHPWAVLPDRAQVTMEQPFLRAYTQLLVKTCHRRGIHAMGGMAAQIPIKRDAEANRVALEKVRHDKQREVRDGHDGTWVAHPGLVPVAKEIFDEHMPTPNQLHKRREDVHVGASDLLAVPQGTRTEKGLRWNVRVGVQYLEAWLRGSGCVPLYDLMEDAATAEISRTQIAQWIRHAALLEDGRPVTRELLATIVAEEITAVKREAGDLAGRRFDDAAALFEQVAAADPFVPFLTLPAYDVLTREA
- the aceA gene encoding isocitrate lyase, producing the protein MDRFKGIERPYTSKDVQRLRGSVRIAHTLADLGARRLWDLLTTRSYVHSLGAITGNQAVQMVRAGLEAIYVSGWQIAADGNTSAQTYPDQSLYPVDSVPRFVKRLNQALQRADQIEHAEGGAKRRWFVPLVADAEAGFGGPLNAFELMKAMIEAGAAGVHFEDQLASEKKCGHMGGKVLIPVSQFIRTLTAARLAADVCDVPTVLIARTDADSAKLLTSDIDPIDKPFCTGQRTPEGFFRITGGLDMAIARGLAYAPYADLIWCETSHPDLDEARRFAEGIHAKFPGKMLAYNCSPSFNWRKHLDEATIAKFQRELGAMGYKFQFVTLAGFHALNYGMFELALGYRDHGMAAYSKLQQEEFAAEKDGYTATRHQHEVGTGYFDEVAQVISGGTASTVALKDSTEKEQF
- a CDS encoding class I SAM-dependent methyltransferase — translated: MDDREDMRRRALESHANGDATGWFDELYRSVDGDWSRIPWAKLAPNPHLIEWLASEAPGADRSCLVVGCGLGDDAEALASAGFDVTAFDVAPTAIATAKRRFPKTAVRYEVADALAPPASWAGRFAFVFESYTLQALPVEARAVAIRSIAGFVAPTGRLLLLCRGREDEPPSPHPPFPLSDADLAGFLEQGLVVRSFERFMDAEEPPVRRFRVVYRRGGTP
- a CDS encoding thrombospondin type 3 repeat-containing protein, giving the protein MPHRSVVALLLLALAAPKASAGVRETAERTWIHGMTGEIALREVGRDGVPELLRLLRDPSFTRRDNVVAMLAYLGGPESTPELVAFLENPVASPAIPEEDRALLTAPEALGRIAARGDGAALSFLLATATPGGGPLDGAVARGAYGPSTRDDLVERAIRALAFTGSAEARSRLEALAADPRLGRFARGAQEALVAPADLAPGVPSEPPVEAASVADPSNASHDNRLTFANHPDLNSPMTASTLDLRLADASLRAGRGDNATDVACCIRVVRSGAAQSFGTAGDGLDAIDTQDELTQVLNAGTARVKIVRAINYCGGAGTNIIGCAYTPGNGMAIVRSGSSGTESVVWLHEYGHNAGLGHKGDASFIMYQSTDGTNSVLDATDCAAFHAPPPSTQADLVTTIACTKDGDDLAAPVDNCPALSNGGQQDVDGDAVGDVCDNCPTTANANQADGDGDGIGDVCEVCLVGSGPDPDNDGVCGGSDNCPSASNATQLDFDGDGIGDTCEWALLASDIDLSGRVDGVDLARFGRAFGSATGQPNYDADCDLTRNGIVDGNDLAQLASWFGRLAG
- a CDS encoding glutamine synthetase III, with translation MGSAASKEAIKAIRDWHTSQGPAKATSIFNPAEYGSLTFNDEVQRARLPKPVYQALRQTIAHGAPLDPSAADAVASGMKEWAVEHGATHYTHWFQPLTGTTAEKHDSFFQPTADGRAVADFSGKELIKGEPDASSFPSGGMRSTFEARGYTAWDPTSPPWLLKSPNGTTLVIPTAFVSWTGEALDKKTPLLRSMEALSAQAVRVLKLFGSKASRVVATCGPEQEYFLIDRIFYFNRPDLIHCGRTLFGAKPPKGQELEDQYFGHIPERVLACMMDVEAELYRCGVPVKTRHNEVAPSQYEVAPIFENANVATDHQMMTMEALKRIAPKYGLAALLHEKPFAGVNGSGKHVNWSISDDLGNNLLSPGDSPHDNVQFLVFCAAVVRAIDKFQGLLRMSIASAGNDHRLGANEAPPAIISVFLGDMLTEVLEQIEQGGAKTTKQGGLLHTGVSTLPQLPRDAGDRNRTSPFAFTGNKFEFRAVSSNQSIAFPNIALNVAVAESLDSIAGELETAVSNGEKLEEAVAKLLPGLLKQHKRIIFNGNGYAKEWEIEAGKRGLLNLRNSVDAFPELVKPEVLRAFEKFKVLNERELQARYEIALEQYNKTVNIEAQTMVLMANRYILPAAFEYQKAIADTVSASKAAGAECTEGTKLLKKLCDLVCDLRKRTDALEHELEHSGGSALDHAKHFRDKVVPAMNALRDTGDAIEYLVPSEKWPLPTYREMLFIK